The genomic region ACTCTGGGCGTATGGCCAAAACGTTTCTTGCCGAGCTGATCTATCAATTCTTGAATGTTGTTCGCTGTCGTATCTAAATGCGCGTTGATGTCTTGCCATGCCGTTTCACTTGGGCCTTCGATTTGCTCGGGACGGTCGCAGTATTCGAGTTTTTCGTCGTAACTTAAGTGGTCAAAATAGCGGCGGGTAATTTCATCCTTTGTTGTTTGATCCAAGCCTTTTGCCCATCGGACGCCACCCCGATTATCTTCTTCAAACCATTGTCCGGCCGGTAGAGCCGGTAGGCTGGGATGGAGCGGCAGCGCAATCCCGGCATAAGGGAGCACGAAATGCCGGGATTCGCGTTGCTCATCCCAGCCTACCTCATGGTTATTTTGCCGTAACCATTCGTAGAGCGTTTGTGCTGAAATGGCTTTGGCGCGTCGTTGCCAGAGACCGTTTGCATCCATCGTCAGGATCTTTAAAAAAATCTCCCGGTCTTTTTGCGGATTGCTGCCGGCCGGCATCAACATGCCCAGAATCGAGGCTCGAATTAATATTAGCGGTTTACGACCCCACCATTTGCCTAGGCCGGTTAATGTTTGGCTATTATTCGCTTTACGTTCTTTATAGGATTCTTTGGAGATTAACGAGACGGGAAACTGCGTTTCAATAAAGGTTTTATCGGTTTGCGGCATGAATGGTTAAAAAAGAAGAAAGTAAAAACCGGCTATCGCCAGAGTTGCTCATGCAAGGGGCGTATTTGATGGATGACGGTGAAATCCTTGTCGTTATGCAGCAGCAAACAATCGTTTTCCAACGCCAGTTGGGCAATGCAGCAATCGATGGGGCTCCGCACCGTCAGGCCCTGGCGGCGCAAATCAAAATAGATTCGCGCGGCTGCCTGCCATGTTGACGGGATTGCCTCGACATAGGTTTGGCCTTCAAGATGGCTGGACAGCAATTGCCATTCCTTGTCGTCCCGACAGCCTTGCAGAAGTTCCAACTGATTAAATTGGGTCAAGACCACTTCGCGGCCGTCCAGCCATGCTTGTATCCGTTCCGCTTCCGTGCCGGTTTCATCCTTAAAAACCGGAATCCAGACCGAGGTATCAATCAAAATCATGACGCAGGCTGCG from Methylosarcina fibrata AML-C10 harbors:
- the vapC gene encoding type II toxin-antitoxin system VapC family toxin; the encoded protein is MILIDTSVWIPVFKDETGTEAERIQAWLDGREVVLTQFNQLELLQGCRDDKEWQLLSSHLEGQTYVEAIPSTWQAAARIYFDLRRQGLTVRSPIDCCIAQLALENDCLLLHNDKDFTVIHQIRPLHEQLWR